The genomic window AATTTACAaccttttttaatatgtttaatgAAATAATTGATTTATAGTATGTCACAGTATTTATAGGCACCAGCATAGCTTTATAGCTTGCTGGATTTCTTGATACACACCTCAAGAAGCAGAAGCAGCATGGAGAACATTCTAGAGTGGTCGCAAACAGTCTGAGCTTCAAATCAATCCCTGGTGTGAGATCTAATTGTAACGAACAATAGatgtggacccgctgtgctacgcaaccagtttggctttgggccacaccaggtaGCAGAGTCTAAATGCCccctaggtcttcaccctttatcccactcCTGGATATTCAAGCTGGACTTCTGTGGCTAGAGGGCACCAGGTTACTCCATAAGCATGGCCCTTGTGTGGGTAGCAGCTTGTCTCCAAGAACCAGACATTTCCCATGCTAGACAACAAAGAACAGGCTGAGGAAGGATAGTCAGCAAGGTCATCAACAAGAGAGTCAACatggtaccagggatgagacactAATTGTAGTAAGACACACGAAGGATCAAGGCAGGCGTCTTCAAGGACAGGTCAGGCAATTGGCAACAAATGTTCAATCAGGGGTCAGACAAGAAGGGTAAACCAAGAAACAGGCACATCAGACTACATGGAATATTAGCAGAATCACATGATTACCTTAAATAGGAATGCAAGGATCCAAAAATGTTCAGACAAAGAGGAACAGGCGGAGCAGAGCGAGACATGCTGGCTCTTTAAATCAACAACAAACATCTGCGCACACACCCTAGTGGACATAGGTGGCATTGCAGCAGCGAACAGAGAGAGGAAGTAGAAGCCAGGGGGTATGCAGATGGCAGAGAACCAGGACCTGGGACCAGTGTGGAGTGCAGTGGAGGGGTGGACCAGATGGAGATGGCGAACAGGAGCAGTACTTTGAAAGCTAGGATAGTAGAGTTTTAAAAATTCTTGGGCTTGAATTTTCTTTACCTTATTTTTGGTGATGCTGATAAGGTCTGTCCTCAAGttcatatattgtatagtaatgcTAGATGTAGTGTCTTACTACTTTGCAAGATCTGAGTTCTCATCCAGGAACTTACACTGTTCCCCGCTTGATGTTTTTGAATTGGTTAATTTGAACAAAATAATGAAACGTTTCTCAGACCGGATATTACAAGTGTGAACAACAGAATACATCTTACCGTGTCATCTCAAGACTAGGATATGTCACAATCTGTGTACACAGGCTTAGAGGAGTTCTGACAGTATAATAAATTGCCTTCTGCTGGGCCAGGACAGGCAGAACTACTGGGCTGTGTCAGATAGCTGTGCTGATACAGCAGGCTTAATAGAAAGTGGTTGTCCTTGAGTGAATGCAAAAAGAGGAAAGAGACAGAGTTGGAGGCTAATACTGTGTCTGCATTTTGGACCTGCTTAAAATAGCGTTTGTGCTTTATCAACTAGCCCCTtgggtctgctatatacaagacGACTCTTTACAGATGGAAGTGTGTACTGTAACACTACAAAGCAGCACTATAACCCCATCCATGTCACAGAAAGCTGCACAACAGAAAATAACCTATATGTTTACAGTCGTTTTCAAGAGATTCTCAAAGGTAATAAATGTGTATTAAACAAAAAATAGCCGACAAGAAATCCGTCTCTTGTGGAAACCTCCCTATTCTTCTACTCCTGACCAGCATCAGACTGGAAGCTAGATTTTACCATTTCACACTAGAGTGAAAACTCTTCGCAAGTAAACACAATAAAGACAAAGAGCTGCAGATTATTTAGTTCATGAGGTTGAGAAAAagctattgggggagatttaccaagaCCGGCGTACTCAagatcacctgtactattgatttcctgcaaaaaaaattcaaatgacagtgacactttaagaaataaCAATGTCCATTGTAAGCTACAAATCACAATTATTCTTACTACCGCATGAATAGCAGTAGACGTAGGGGCATATTATAATACCTATACCTATAATGCAAATACAGTATCTGCCTAACATGAGAACTGGACTAGGATACCAACAAGGCAAAATAAAACTACAGTAATAATATTTTCTGTTACTATAAAGACAGTAGAAAAAAGCAGAAGAATCCCTGGTGCTTATACAAAAGGAGTAGAAGGAGATATGGAGAAGAAAGTCCGCAAAGTCCTATGTATGAAGGGAAAAGGCAGCTTTAGAGGAGAGTCATTTAGCTGTGAGATGGAAGAGTGGATTTAAGAACAGGCAGGTCGGAGAATATAAAACAGCCAGATAGTGATGCTGAAAAGAAGGTAAGAGAGTGAAAATGCAACTTAGACAAGATGATTATACAGCTCGGCTAAGCCTGTCTATACAGTAGGGGTATAATTAAAGATAATAATCTCTATGCTCTTCCATTCCCTCAGCCAAGTGGTTGAATTGAAGAAACATCCCTGATGCTTCTTTTCCTCCCAGCTACTATTGTAGAGAACAGTATaggaaagaagagggaggagggtctCTCAATAAGTGCACCAGACACAGCAGTGTGGTTCACAGAGCGAGGAGCACAGAAGGAGAAGTGACAGGAGCTCAACGCCTCCCCTTAGCTGATAGAGGATAGCACAGCGACCACAGATCCCCCGGCTCGGTAGGGTATAGTCAATGGAAGATGATAGGAAGAAGACGATGTGTAGTCATTAAGGAAAAGCACAAGTTAAGAAATGAGGGAATGATCAGGAATTAGGAATGATCTGAATACTTGAACAGCTCCAGGCAACTTTCTGTAAAGTCGTAtgtccctcctcatcctcctggcagccaagaattcactgaaaaaaaaaaacattctaagaGATCTTATTTGAAGCACATAAGAAGCCAAAAGGACTGGGTAAGtactttttttcattatttatcaCCCATTTTAGACACTCTGCGGTGTTGTACAGAAACTGCATTCTCATCAGCCCCTGTCCCCAGTGGGACTCATGATTTAAATGATGGATCCCAAGTTATCATACTCACACACTTTCACCCATTTTCATATAAACCCAAAGCAACAAATTTtggagtaagaaaaaaaaaaacacatttaacaGATTGCACACACTAATTTTGTATATGAACTTCATACTTATAGTTATGCTAACTCCATACAGAAATCAAAGTTAAATGACAATGTTCTATAGTAAAAATTAAACTGTAATGATCATAAAAATCCACCTATAGCGTCTTATTTCCGTCCTTATTACTATACAATAGCCCTTTAGCTTGGTGTTGCCTGTTCTTGATCGTTGGCCGGATATTTGTTGTATTGTCTGTTTGTATATTACGCATACATTTGCTTAGAATGGTTAGCATTCATGTGTTATTAGCAGCTAGACTTCATATTCCCACTGAGCTGTCGTAGCAGCTGTCATTCATCTTCTGGCTGAGGTAGCTATTCAGTCAAAAGGTGAcctctttgttttaaaataaattatttctGCAGAAGTTCATTTCAGTCTGTGTCTGGAATTGACTTACAAAATATATTCTGTCTCTTTGTTCAGAATGGAAAACTTACATCGCGTGCGGATTCTGGTTGAAGATGAAGGGAAATCTCTACCATTTAAGAACCTTCATCCACAAGTGGCAGAGATGAGAGTCAAAGAGGGTAGTAAAATCCGTAATTTAGTTGGCTATGCATTATCTTATATGGAGTCAGAGGGCACTGTGCAGATTATTTTTGGAGCCTATGGTCAGGCTGTCACTAAAGCCATTACTTGTGCGGAAATACTGAAAAGGAAAGTAAGCGGTCTACACCAAATCACCAAGATACAGTACAAAACTTTGCAGGAAGTATGGGAACAGAAGGGGCCCGTCATTAAGTACCCAGGCCCATGTTTAACTGTATACAAAAATTGTCCTTCCATCTATATACTATTATCCAAGTATCCCTTAGATCCACAAGAAGATGGTTACCAACCCCCTCAGAATCTTCCTACAGGAGAGACTGGAAAGAGGACACTGGAATTACAAGGTTCATCAGATTTCAAGAAGACAAAGACAGAAATGAGCACAGAAGGTTAAGGTTGATAGAACTCTATGACTCTATGCTATATACAGATTATATTAACTGCAAACTAATGGATGCATTGGACTGCATGAGTGACCATTACAATTAACTACAGGCAGCACAGACTTGTACACAAGGCAAAGGTTCGAAATTCACAAAACTATGGTTATTTCTTTGGTATCAGCTGTTCTTTTTATCATTTGGTTTTATTCTAGCTTTTCCTCTGCAATATTTACATAAAAACAATATTACTCCAGATTACATTTGCATATGAGAGCAATCCTACCTAAATTGTTATTGTACACTATTCTAAACAATTATAAATGTTCAGCTCTTGCCAAACTACTACATTCAAATCTAAACAAGCGTAGGCTTAGAAATAAACTCTGATGCTCCCTGGCAATGGAGACTTTATTAAAATGACTACATAGGAaaccttacagctacatttatTGGGGATTATTTATATGTGAGAATGTACATTGTACACATTAAGCAGTAAATTGTATTGTGCAAAATGTAAAGTGGAAATGTAAATGTATTGGCACAAGGTGTCAACTATATGATTCTCACCTAGGAGCCATGCGGAAGAGGTAGTGGATATGATCAAAACTGGTCTTATGCGCCCAGTTATACAGTTTGTGTCCTGTTGCATTTAGTGAAATCCTTAGAGCCGCTAGTGCAGCGTCAATAGCTCGAGTGCCATATGTAGGGGGCCAAAGAGCACATGTTAAGGACCACCAATTTTACCAATAATAGATCAAACACTTTGGTATGTCTACAGACTATCTTTCTTTATAAGTACTGGTGGGAAGGGAGACACGCAAACGATACTAATACTGGACAAATGAGCGGCAAACTAACAtgcaacttaaagtgactctgtacccacaatctgtctcccccaaaccacttgtaccttcagatagctgcttttaatccatgatctgtcttggggtccgatCGGCTgtcggttattgtcctaaaaaacaacttttaaacttgcagccctgtgtcaaatggctgTGGcctggaatatctgtgccctaactttgcaccacccctccgtcccccctccccaccctcttcatcattaggaatgcccctagaatatTTTATCCTGTccgaacattacacaggtgccttaacgatccagcccatgttcagttttcacacagctgatgaataggaggcaatctgcctggagcattcctaatgatgatgagggcggagaggagggacagagaggttgtgccagcccaatgcatacacaatctaggccacagccgtttggcacggggctgccagtttaaaagttgctttttaggacaataattgcatcacctgccgaacggaccgcaggacagaacttggattaaaagcagctatctgacggtacaagcagtttgggggggtcagattgtgggtacagagatgcTTTAAGATTTATGAGTAGCACATTTCTCCATTCTGCATATCATCCTATTTACAGGTCTAAGAGGGGCTCCAGCACAACCCACATAATGGCAACCCACCCTCCTAACTAGTATCAAGCTTTCTATTGGACAGATTGCATGTAGCTATTATATGAAATGACATCTGTTAAAATATAAACTATTCACACAAATAAATCAGCTTTAGTACTTTACTAGACTTTGGAGACGTGGTTAATTTAGAGAATCCACTTGGAAAGAACATCCTCTACTCTGATACAGCTCCCTTATTGCAATTCTTATTCATTATTCAGCAGTACATGAaagtttgtaatatatcttattaaggATGTGACACATCCTTTATCTTCTAGAAGACTGCAATCCCCCTTTTCCCGACTGTTGTTATATGTGGCAGAAAGGCTCCTGCCATgtcattttttatgtttattcgCTTGCTGACAGCAGTTTTAGCTTTGTTGAAGTAATGGGTCCATGCTGAGTTTTTCTGGTTTGAGGTGATTCTCAGTTTATATAACAGGTGGGTTTTCTGGCTATAGGGGTGGTCATATTCATTGACACTAATTATCTCCTGCTGTCAGGAGGTTGTACGTTTGTCTatgtgctgtgtcctgtctagTCTGTCTTATGTGTGTTTTAGCATTTGATGTTGGAAACTTCTTTGGTGTACTACAGTGTTCTGCCTATTGAGTTTCGGGTCCTGGTGTTGTCAGATATTTCCTTTATTCAGTATTGTTCTGTTCTGTTTTATACTTGTATATATCTGATACATACTGCAAGAACACTTCCTCCATCAGCCACTGACAGCTAATGGTGATGTCATGGTTTTCATCTGCTTTTCCTTCCCACACGTGATATAGGTTGGCAGCAATTTTTTCCGGAACTGCTGATTGGTTCCACTATTCTACCCTACCATAAGGGTTGGGGGAATCTGAGTACTGGGAGCTTTTGTTTGGACTGTGGTCAAGCAACTAGTAAAGTTGAATCCTGTTTTTGCTGCCTAGCAACCCATCAACACCTAAATTGTCAAAGAACTCCTCTGTCATTAAGAAGTGTGTCTGCGATATCTTAGTAAATGAAGACACAGGAATGAAAGGAGGGAGGTACAATCTCTCTgccctagggccctattacaccaacagatttttgaccaatttatctgacagattttttaagctaaagccaggaatggatttgaaaagatgagacatctcagtctttcctttatgacctgttctctgttcatagtctggtTCTGACTTTGGGttataaaaaatctgtcagataaattggtcagatatctgttggtgtaatagcgtTCTTAGGGTAAGGTCACATCTGCACTGGAGCTCCGTTCAGATGACCTGagtggacaaaaaaaaacatattttttctgTTTACATCCTGAAAACTAAAGAGACACTAGATTGGAAGCCAATGGACCCCATCAAAGCCAGTGGGATTCATTAGTTGGTGCCCTTTGTGCAATGGACCACCTGGGTCCATTTTTGTGGTGTGAATGGGCACTATGACAGATCCCTAAATGGAACCTCAGTCAAACATGTAAACCCTCGCCCTAGCCTGTATGTTACGGGGGTCCAAAAAAATTTACTGAATAAAATTTAGTAGGGAGAAAACTATACACTCTATGGAACATTTGTCAGCGTATTAATCTGATCTACATATGGTAGGTAGAAAACATTTTACTGTAACAATAGATATGCCTTAAGTTACTTTCTCTGAGTGAAATACTAAATATCAAATAAATCCTGAGCAGAGAATGGCTCAGAAGATGAATAAATTGAGAGAATACTATAACTGTCAGAATCCTATTTGAGCTTGACCTTTCTCAGTTGCTGAAAAGGTTTTTTTCAGAGTGGAAAAGTACTTTTCAGGCTACAATCATTACAACTGTGCAAGGAATTAGACGCTTGAGTTCACTAAGAGCCTGTGGCCCACAGTACTTTATTACTGGAGCTGTGACTTCCAGCTCAGTGACAGAGCTTCTGTCAGTGTTATTGATGATGGTGTCACTTGGGCTCTGTCTCACAGATTTCCTCGCTAAACTTGCCCTCTGGCCACCAACCACATTTATAGTCAACCCTCCTTCTTGGGCTTTGTGTGTAAACAGGTTCACAAATCATCTCTGATGAATTAAACAGATTCATTGACAATAGATTCAGAAAAGCCAGCAGATTGCAAAGAGTTTATTAAAATTGAATTGTTGCATGTGCACACATAGGGGTTTCAATCTTGTTAAAAGTCATACAGAGTGATATAGTACAGCTCCATACCATCTCAGTAGAAGGGCTATCTTAGAAGTAAATAGGGCATCACTCTATCATAATATATCTCAAATTCAGAGGCATACAGAGGCATTACACAGCTTTTTCTCTAAACCCTTTTCTAGGGAAGAATATCTCTGTAGCATGGCACCACACACAGCGCCATATGGCAGCACAGTAAGCTGCTGCAGCTCTTAACGATATTGTGTGCAATAtatacaaggctgggttcacacttgtgTATTTTGAATAACAAATGCATAATAACAAAATAGAGAGTGCAAAAAATGTGCAAGttgtacattacattatttaCTATACTCCCACTCTTTGACATAAGctgcactgcggaatctgttggcactatacaaataaatattattattaatattattataatctTAATTGGCAATCAGTGGATAACAGATTCGCTTTAAGTGGTTAAAATATCTTCTAAACCTGAACAGAATGTGCATGTGATATACGGTTGGTATGCTGGATGTATATCATGTACTGACactcttagggccgtattacaccaaCACATTccttttttcttcttatttttagtgtacacaaaaacaaggttgactatgtttttttttgtgtacaatgTAACCATTCAAAAAAGCATGTGTTAAactagccttaaggccctattccacggaacgattatcgtccgtattcggccgatatcggccgctacggacgataatcgtcccgtggaatatagtgcaacgatcagccgacatcgttcatgtcggctgatcgttgcagtcgcttgtttttcaacatgttgaaaaacaagcgactgatatagcagcgatctgctgccgtcgctccgttgaataagagcgtcggcagcagacgctgctatatcctatgggctgctcggaagatcagcgatcccccgggcagcccccccacagctccccgccgcccccctcccgcactcagccgctcgctgcagccgcgttgaatagcggcggcagcgagcggggaacgaggagcaagcgagcgctgagatcgctcgtttgctcctctaacgacccgtgtaataggccctttactgTGACTCCCTGCATCATAACTCATTATGATACAGTGAGCTCCGAAACGGCTACAGCTCTCCGCTACTGAACGGACACGCTGTGTTTACAGATCAGTGATTTGGCTATAATCTGTGCTGCAAAAAGTACAATTGACCAATTCAATAGATTCACCAATAGTAGTCAAAGGGAGGATCTGTAATTTGTGGACGTCCATAATGTCTgcaaatgaatagagatgagcgaaccgggttcgggttcgagtccatccgaacccgatcgttcggcatttgattagctggggctgctgaacttggataaagctctaaggttgtctggaaaacatggatacagccaatgactatatccatgttttccacatagccttatggctttatccaacttaagcagccaccgctaatcaaatgccaaacgttcgggttcggatcgactcgagc from Dendropsophus ebraccatus isolate aDenEbr1 chromosome 1, aDenEbr1.pat, whole genome shotgun sequence includes these protein-coding regions:
- the RPP25 gene encoding ribonuclease P protein subunit p25, with amino-acid sequence MENLHRVRILVEDEGKSLPFKNLHPQVAEMRVKEGSKIRNLVGYALSYMESEGTVQIIFGAYGQAVTKAITCAEILKRKVSGLHQITKIQYKTLQEVWEQKGPVIKYPGPCLTVYKNCPSIYILLSKYPLDPQEDGYQPPQNLPTGETGKRTLELQGSSDFKKTKTEMSTEG